TCGCTGAACATATTGATTTTGCTGGAGGGCCACTCATCCATCATGACGAGGAAGCGTGGCAGGACGAAATCGACATGGCCTGCCGTAGGCTCTACAAGCACCTGAAATCCCAGGGGAGAATAGTATGATCGGAGCCATCGCCGGAGACATCATCGGTTCGGTGTACGAGTGGAACAACATCAAGACCAAGGCATTCCATCTCTTTGCACATAACGCCCACTTCACCGACGACACCGTGCTGACCGTTGCCCTGGCGGACAGCATCCTGACCGGAACTCCCTATGCCGAAAACTTGAGACGCTTCTACCACTGGTACCCCAGGGCCGGATACGGCGGCAGTTTTCACAGATGGGCCAGTGACCCAGATGCCGGTCCCTACAACAGTTGGGGCAACGGCGCGGCCATGCGCATCAGTCCGGTGGGATACGCCTACGACGACCTGGAAACGGTCCTGGAAAAGGCCAGGGAGGTCACCGAGGTCACCCACAATCATCCCGAGGGCATCAAGGGCGGGCAGGCGACGGCAGCGGCCATCTTCCTGGCCAGATCGTGGAAGTCGAAGGACAATATCAAGGAATTCATCGAGCAGCGGTTCCAGTACGACCTGAGCCGACACGTTGACGAAATCCGCCCTGACTATGCATTCGAAGTCTCATCCCAAGGTACGGTGCCCCAGGCCATCCGTGCATTCTACGATTCAACGGACTTCGAGGACGCTATCCGAATCGCCGTTTCTCTTGGCGGCGACTGCGACACCCTGACCTGCATCACCGGAGGGATTGCCCAGGCGTTTTATGGTGGTGTGCCGGAGCAGATTCAGGGCAAGGTGTATGAGATACTGGATGACAGGCTGGGGGAGATTACGCGGCGGTTCATGGAGCGATATGGAAACCTTGACCAAGCCATGAATGCATGGATGGACGCAAGTCCTGATCTCCCTCCAGTGGATGGCGATACATTGCCGCCAGCCTGATTGTCCTGTTTGGATTTCATGTTTCTTATAATCCGCAGAAAGGCCACATATGACTAAAATCTCGATTATTGTACTGATCGTTCTGCTCTTTTTCCCCCTTGTGTCCGCATCAGGCCAGTTGCAGACAAACCAGGTTGCGGATCGCGGATGGTTTGCCAACCCGACACCGGGCAATATCTGGTTCTTCGGCGAGCGTGGAGAATGGACCATATCGACCCAGGGCGGTTACCAACTGGATCAGGAGTGGGATTGGCCGGAGTTTGCTCCCAACCAATGGGTGACGACAAATGTTGGGAATTACGGATATGGTTGTTTGGACATGGAATTTGACGCAAACCTTCAGGGCGAAGTTACGGCTATCACAAGCCTTACCCCTTTGTATTTGGAGGATTGCCTGTCATCACCAGCGCTTCGGGGTATCGCGGAAAAGCTGGAGTGAACCGATGATTTCAGATGGCACCGCCCAACGCATCTTCATTTTTTTGTGAAAACCATAGAGTTCTATCATGATTACGATCCTAGCCCTTGGCGACAGCCTGACCACTGGATACGGCCTTGCACCGGAATCGTCCTTTGCATCCCGACTGGAACAAATTCTGAATCGCGAAGGAAGGGAGGTCCGGGTGATCGACGGCGGCGTGTCCGGCGACACGGCATATGACGGCCTGCGCCGCATTGATCGCCTTCTTGCCCATAACCCCGACCTCGTCATTGTCGAGTTCGGGACCAACGATTGGTATTTGAGGTTGCCGGTCGAGGAGATCAAGGCCAATCTGGCGCGGATCATCGACAAATGCCAGGATGCC
This genomic interval from Desulfonatronum thiodismutans contains the following:
- a CDS encoding ADP-ribosylglycohydrolase family protein; the encoded protein is MIGAIAGDIIGSVYEWNNIKTKAFHLFAHNAHFTDDTVLTVALADSILTGTPYAENLRRFYHWYPRAGYGGSFHRWASDPDAGPYNSWGNGAAMRISPVGYAYDDLETVLEKAREVTEVTHNHPEGIKGGQATAAAIFLARSWKSKDNIKEFIEQRFQYDLSRHVDEIRPDYAFEVSSQGTVPQAIRAFYDSTDFEDAIRIAVSLGGDCDTLTCITGGIAQAFYGGVPEQIQGKVYEILDDRLGEITRRFMERYGNLDQAMNAWMDASPDLPPVDGDTLPPA
- a CDS encoding DUF4087 domain-containing protein — its product is MTKISIIVLIVLLFFPLVSASGQLQTNQVADRGWFANPTPGNIWFFGERGEWTISTQGGYQLDQEWDWPEFAPNQWVTTNVGNYGYGCLDMEFDANLQGEVTAITSLTPLYLEDCLSSPALRGIAEKLE
- a CDS encoding arylesterase, producing MITILALGDSLTTGYGLAPESSFASRLEQILNREGREVRVIDGGVSGDTAYDGLRRIDRLLAHNPDLVIVEFGTNDWYLRLPVEEIKANLARIIDKCQDAGALVLLTGVRSLSGQGEEYDARFHGLYQELVREKNVPLMPDFLPGIPGNLELTLPDGLHPNEAGVDAIVAAILPVLRPMLDDLVRG